One window of the Nothobranchius furzeri strain GRZ-AD chromosome 3, NfurGRZ-RIMD1, whole genome shotgun sequence genome contains the following:
- the matn4 gene encoding matrilin-4 — MKMRTLSVLVLLTLAVLTTARPKAGAEQKCKSGPVDLVFLIDSSRSVRPHEFETMRKFMIDILDTLDIGLDTTRVGVVQYSSQVRSEFSLKTHSKLENMVKAINEIIPLAQGTMTGLAIRYLMNEAFSPEQGDRPEVPNVAVIVTDGRPQDRVAEVAAEAREKGIEIFAVGVARADMTSLRAMASPPFEDHVFLVERFDLIYQFGLQFQNKLCGLDLCVESDHGCEHLCESSPGSYHCLCLPGYTLNDDGKTCTAIDLCAEGKHNCEQICISSPGSLTCDCNQGYHLNEDKKTCSAINLCAEGKHDCGQVCVNMGPAIFTCDCSEGYRLNEDEKTCSAIDVCAEGKHDCGQVCVNMGPGIFTCDCSEGYRLNEDEKTCSAIDLCAEGKHDCEQMCISTPGAFTCDCNKGFKLNDDKKTCTNMDMCNTVAHGCEHQCVNTPGSFHCICPEGQPLQDDGKSCGTCKSAVIDLVLLIDGSKSVRPQNFELVKKFVNQVVDTLDLSAHGTRVGLVQYSSRVRTEFPLNKYHTAEEIKAAVMKVEYMEKGTMTGLALKHMLENSFSEAEGARPASRNIPRVGLVFTDGRSQDDISEYAKKAKEAGITMYAVGVGKAVEEELREIASEPVEKHFYYTTDFSAISTIAENLKLNVCPAESQGEIEVKDPCACENLVEFQQATMSSLQQLTQKLTSMAARLEQLENQLLSRK; from the exons ATGAAGATGAGAACATTAAGTGTCTTGGTTCTGCTGACGTTGGCGGTCCTCACCACCGCCAGACCCAAAGCTG GTGCGGAGCAGAAATGTAAGTCCGGCCCGGTGGACCTGGTCTTCCTGATCGACAGTTCCCGCAGCGTTAGACCACATGAGTTTGAGACCATGAGGAAGTTCATGATCGACATCCTGGACACTCTGGATATTGGACTGGACACCACCAGAGTGGGAGTTGTTCAGTACTCCAGCCAG GTTCGAAGTGAGTTCAGCCTGAAGACCCACAGTAAACTGGAGAACATGGTGAAAGCCATCAACGAGATTATCCCCCTGGCTCAGGGCACTATGACCGGCCTCGCCATCAGGTATCTGATGAATGAAGCTTTCAGCCCAGAGCAGGGAGACCGACCAGAG GTTCCCAACGTGGCGGTGATTGTGACGGATGGGCGTCCTCAGGACCGCGTGGCGGAGGTGGCGGCTGAGGCCAGAGAAAAGGGGATTGAGATCTTTGCTGTGGGAGTGGCCAGAGCCGACATGACATCACTGAGGGCCATGGCTTCGCCGCCGTTCGAAGATCACGTGTTCCTGGTTGAGAGGTTTGATCTCATCTACCAGTTTGGACTCCAGTTCCAGAACAAACTCTGTG GACTCGATCTGTGTGTGGAGTCAGATCATGGATGTGAGCATCTGTGTGAGAGCTCCCCAGGCTCCTACCACTGCCTCTGCCTGCCCGGATACACGCTGAACGATGACGGGAAGACGTGCACAG cCATCGACCTGTGTGCTGAGGGAAAACACAACTGTGAGCAAATCTGcatcagctcacctggttccttgACCTGTGACTGTAACCAAGGATACCACCTGAACGAAGACAAGAAGACCTGCTCTG CCATTAACCTGTGTGCTGAGGGGAAACATGACTGTGGACAAGTGTGTGTCAACATGGGACCGGCTATCTTCACCTGCGACTGCAGCGAGGGCTACCGGCTCAACGAGGACGAGAAGACCTGCTCAG ccatAGACGTGTGTGCTGAGGGGAAACATGACTGTGGACAAGTGTGTGTCAACATGGGACCTGGCATCTTCACCTGCGACTGCAGCGAGGGCTACCGGCTCAACGAGGACGAGAAGACCTGCTCAG CCATTGACCTGTGTGCTGAGGGGAAACACGACTGTGAGCAGATGTGCATCAGCACACCGGGCGCGTTCACCTGCGACTGTAACAAAGGTTTTAAACTCAACGACGACAAGAAGACCTGCACAA ACATGGACATGTGTAACACGGTGGCGCACGGCTGTGAGCACCAGTGTGTGAACACTCCAGGATCCTTCCACTGCATCTGTCCTGAAGGGCAGCCGCTGCAGGATGACGGCAAAAGCTGTGGCA CCTGCAAGTCTGCAGTCATCGACCTGGTGCTTCTGATCGACGGCTCCAAAAGCGTCCGGCCTCAGAACTTTGAGCTTGTCAAAAAGTTTGTTAACCAG GTTGTGGACACCTTGGATCTGTCTGCTCATGGTACTAGAGTGGGCCTGGTTCAGTACTCCAGCCGGGTCAGAACAGAGTTCCCGCTGAACAAGTACCACACTGCTGAAGAGATCAAAGCTGCAGTTATGAAG GTAGAATACATGGAGAAGGGGACGATGACAGGCCTGGCACTGAAGCACATGCTGGAGAACAGCTTCTCCGAGGCGGAAGGAGCCCGTCCAGCCAGCCGTAATATCCCCCGGGTGGGATTGGTTTTCACAGATGGACGGTCCCAGGATGACATCAGCGAGTACGCCAAAAAGGCTAAAGAAGCAG GAATCACCATGTATGCTGTGGGCGTAGGAAAAGCTGTGGAGGAAGAGCTTCGTGAGATTGCATCTGAACCTGTGGAGAAACATTTCTATTACACCACTGACTTCAGCGCCATCAGCACAATTGCTGAGAACCTCAAACTTAATGTCTgcccag ctgagAGTCAGGGGGAGATCGAGGTGAAGGACCCATGTGCCTGTGAGAACCTGGTGGAGTTCCAGCAGGCCACCAtgagcagcctgcagcagctcacGCAGAAAC TGACTTCCATGGCCGCCCGCCTGGAGCAGCTGGAGAACCAGCTCCTGTCCAGGAAGTGA
- the rbpjl gene encoding recombining binding protein suppressor of hairless-like protein isoform X2, with amino-acid sequence MLHAKVAQKSYGNEKRFFCPPPCVYISGHGWKVMQDHLKAAGYGDAVYRMCGYMCLDSVSQSQADAFKLIFDEQPNSRKLFACAKSLFISDQDKRKHFCLLLRLFLGNRQDVGSFQSRMIKVISKPSQKRQSMKNADLCISSCSRVALFNRLRSQTVSTRYLSVDRGAFIASARHWTAFTIIMVDDHRANQGGFVLSEAFICYGSVVQLICTESGVALPPMVIRKVNKQHAILDVDEPVSQLHKCAFQFRDDPDVYLCLSNDTIIQYQAPSSARDSSRVVLNDGSCWTIIGVEVVEFTFNQGLALIQSPVSPFPVIFGLEVNGGGHVAMLEIHGENFSPHLKILFGNSEAETMFKSSKSLLCVIPDVSVFSDSWRCLRRVITIPLSLIRTDGLIYRTSYSFTYTPELHLPPPGRGAAGGRGRGTDAGQGDDEDVLLETIHQEFTRANFHLFTQS; translated from the exons ATGCTGCACGCCAAGGTGGCCCAGAAGTCCTACGGCAATGAGAAAAG GTTCTTCTGTCCTCCTCCATGTGTTTATATCAGCGGTCATGGATGGAAAGTCATGCAGGATCATTTAAAAG CTGCTGGTTATGGAGATGCTGTGTACAGGATGTGTGGCTACATGTGTTTGGACAGTGTCAGTCAGTCTCAGGCAGATGCATTCAAGCTGATCTTTGATGAACAACCAAACTCAAGG AAGCTGTTTGCTTGTGCCAAGTCCCTCTTCATCTCCGATCAGGACAAGAGGAAGCACTTCTGCCTGCTGCTGAGACTTTTTCTGGGTAACAGACAGGATGTGGGTTCCTTCCAGAGCCGGATGATCAAAGTCATCTCCAAACCCTCCCAGAAGAGACAGTCGATGAAGAACGCTGACT TGTGTATATCATCCTGCTCCAGAGTGGCTTTGTTCAACCGTTTACGCTCCCAGACGGTCAGCACGCGTTACCTTTCTGTGGACAGAGGAGCTTTCATAGCCAGCGCCAGACATTGGACAGCCTTCACCATAATCAtgg tgGACGACCACCGCGCCAACCAGGGCGGCTTTGTGCTGAGTGAAGCCTTCATCTGCTACGGTTCTGTGGTCCAGTTAATTTGTACTGAGTCAGGAGTAGCTCTGCCACCcatg GTGATTCGAAAAGTCAACAAGCAGCACGCCATCTTAGACGTGGATGAACCGGTTTCTCAGCTCCATAAATGTGCTTTCCAGTTCCGAGACGATCCCGATGTGTATCTGTGTCTTTCAAATGACACCATCATCCAGTACCAA GCTCCATCCAGCGCCAGGGACTCCAGCAGGGTGGTGCTGAATGACGGATCCTGTTGGACCATCATTGGTGTGGAAGTGGTGGAATTCACCTTTAATCAGGGTTTGGCCCTCATTCAGTCTCCAGTCAGCCCTTTTCCGGTCATCTTTGGGTTAGAG GTGAACGGTGGAGGACATGTCGCCATGTTGGAGATCCATGGAGAAAACTTCAGTCCTCACCTCAAAATCCTATTTGGCAACAGCGAAGCTGAGACGATGTTCAA GTCATCTAAATCGCTGCTCTGCGTCATTCCTGATGTGTCTGTTTTCAGCGATAGCTGGCGCTGCCTGCGGCGCGTCATCACCATTCCTCTGTCTCTCATCAGAACGGACGGACTCATTTACCGTACATCCTACAGTTTCACCTACACCCCCGAGCTCCACCTGCCTCCACCTGGCcgaggagcagcaggaggcaggGGGAGAGGAACGGATGCAGGTCAGGGGGACGATGAGGACGTCCTGTTAGAGACGATCCACCAGGAGTTTACCAGAGCTAATTTTCACCTCTTCACTCAGAGTTAA
- the rbpjl gene encoding recombining binding protein suppressor of hairless-like protein isoform X1, with protein sequence MNEANVWDGARDETPASEPGFPHLFPLSPTTPLTHLGTLQPGHDAPRATDGWDRRLDPGLQHYQLQGATRELKREAHADQNITMLHAKVAQKSYGNEKRFFCPPPCVYISGHGWKVMQDHLKAAGYGDAVYRMCGYMCLDSVSQSQADAFKLIFDEQPNSRKLFACAKSLFISDQDKRKHFCLLLRLFLGNRQDVGSFQSRMIKVISKPSQKRQSMKNADLCISSCSRVALFNRLRSQTVSTRYLSVDRGAFIASARHWTAFTIIMVDDHRANQGGFVLSEAFICYGSVVQLICTESGVALPPMVIRKVNKQHAILDVDEPVSQLHKCAFQFRDDPDVYLCLSNDTIIQYQAPSSARDSSRVVLNDGSCWTIIGVEVVEFTFNQGLALIQSPVSPFPVIFGLEVNGGGHVAMLEIHGENFSPHLKILFGNSEAETMFKSSKSLLCVIPDVSVFSDSWRCLRRVITIPLSLIRTDGLIYRTSYSFTYTPELHLPPPGRGAAGGRGRGTDAGQGDDEDVLLETIHQEFTRANFHLFTQS encoded by the exons ATGAATGAGGCGAACGTCTGGGATGGGGCGAGGGATG AAACACCAGCATCAGAGCCAGGTTTCCCTCACCTCTTCCCTCTGTCCCCCACGACCCCGCTCACTCACCTGGGAACGCTGCAGCCCGGACACGACGCACCGAGGGCCACCGACGGATGGGACAG GAGACTCGATCCTGGGTTACAACACTATCAGCTTCAGGGAGCAACAAGGGAATTAAAACGTGAAGCTCACGCTGACCAGAACATCACCATGCTGCACGCCAAGGTGGCCCAGAAGTCCTACGGCAATGAGAAAAG GTTCTTCTGTCCTCCTCCATGTGTTTATATCAGCGGTCATGGATGGAAAGTCATGCAGGATCATTTAAAAG CTGCTGGTTATGGAGATGCTGTGTACAGGATGTGTGGCTACATGTGTTTGGACAGTGTCAGTCAGTCTCAGGCAGATGCATTCAAGCTGATCTTTGATGAACAACCAAACTCAAGG AAGCTGTTTGCTTGTGCCAAGTCCCTCTTCATCTCCGATCAGGACAAGAGGAAGCACTTCTGCCTGCTGCTGAGACTTTTTCTGGGTAACAGACAGGATGTGGGTTCCTTCCAGAGCCGGATGATCAAAGTCATCTCCAAACCCTCCCAGAAGAGACAGTCGATGAAGAACGCTGACT TGTGTATATCATCCTGCTCCAGAGTGGCTTTGTTCAACCGTTTACGCTCCCAGACGGTCAGCACGCGTTACCTTTCTGTGGACAGAGGAGCTTTCATAGCCAGCGCCAGACATTGGACAGCCTTCACCATAATCAtgg tgGACGACCACCGCGCCAACCAGGGCGGCTTTGTGCTGAGTGAAGCCTTCATCTGCTACGGTTCTGTGGTCCAGTTAATTTGTACTGAGTCAGGAGTAGCTCTGCCACCcatg GTGATTCGAAAAGTCAACAAGCAGCACGCCATCTTAGACGTGGATGAACCGGTTTCTCAGCTCCATAAATGTGCTTTCCAGTTCCGAGACGATCCCGATGTGTATCTGTGTCTTTCAAATGACACCATCATCCAGTACCAA GCTCCATCCAGCGCCAGGGACTCCAGCAGGGTGGTGCTGAATGACGGATCCTGTTGGACCATCATTGGTGTGGAAGTGGTGGAATTCACCTTTAATCAGGGTTTGGCCCTCATTCAGTCTCCAGTCAGCCCTTTTCCGGTCATCTTTGGGTTAGAG GTGAACGGTGGAGGACATGTCGCCATGTTGGAGATCCATGGAGAAAACTTCAGTCCTCACCTCAAAATCCTATTTGGCAACAGCGAAGCTGAGACGATGTTCAA GTCATCTAAATCGCTGCTCTGCGTCATTCCTGATGTGTCTGTTTTCAGCGATAGCTGGCGCTGCCTGCGGCGCGTCATCACCATTCCTCTGTCTCTCATCAGAACGGACGGACTCATTTACCGTACATCCTACAGTTTCACCTACACCCCCGAGCTCCACCTGCCTCCACCTGGCcgaggagcagcaggaggcaggGGGAGAGGAACGGATGCAGGTCAGGGGGACGATGAGGACGTCCTGTTAGAGACGATCCACCAGGAGTTTACCAGAGCTAATTTTCACCTCTTCACTCAGAGTTAA